Proteins from a single region of Felis catus isolate Fca126 chromosome B4, F.catus_Fca126_mat1.0, whole genome shotgun sequence:
- the DCTN2 gene encoding dynactin subunit 2 isoform X2, with translation MADPKYADLPGIARNEPDVYETSDLPEDDQAEFDAELEELTSTSVEHIIVNPNAAYDKFKDKRVGTKGLDFSDRIGKTKRTGYESGEYEMLGEGLGVKETPQQKYQRLLHEVQELTTEVEKIKTTVKEAATEEKLTPVVLAKQLAALKQQLVASHLEKLLGPDAAINLTDPDGALAKRLLLQLEATKNSKGAGSGGKTTSGTPADSSLVTYELHSRPKQDKFSQAAKVAELEKRLTELEATVRCDQDAQNPLSAGLQGASLMETVELLQAKVNALDLAVLDQVEARLQSVLGKVNEIAKHKASVEDADTQSKVHQLYETIQRWSPIASTLPELVQRLVTIKQLHEQAMQFGQLLTHLDTTQQMIASSLKDNTTLLTQVQTTMRENLSTVEGNFANIDERMKKLGK, from the exons GAGGAGCTGACGAGCACAAGTGTGGAGCACATCATTGTCAATCCCAATGCTGCCTATGACAAGTTCAAAGACAAGAGAGTGGGGACAAAGGGACTTG ATTTCTCAGATCGTATTGGAAAAACCAAGAGAACAGGATATGAATCTGGAGAATATGAGAtg CTTGGAGAGGGTCTGGGAGTGAAGGAGACCCCACAGCAAAAGTACCAGCGACTACTGCATGAGGTCCAAGAGCTGACAACTGAAGTTGAGAAAATCAAG ACAACGGTGAAGGAGGCGGCCACTGAAGAGAAGCTGACCCCCGTGGTACTGGCGAAACAGCTAGCAGCCCTGAAGCAGCAGCTCGTTGCTTCCCACCTAGAGAAGCTGCTGGGACCAGATGCGGCGATCAACCTCACTGACCCCGATGGAGCTCTGGCTAA GCGCCTACTGCTGCAGCTGGAAGCaacaaaaaacagcaaaggaGCTGGTTCAGGGGGAAAGACCACCAGTGGGACCCCTGCAGATAGTAGCCTTGTCACTTACGAACTACATTCTCGGCCCAAACAGGACAAATTCTCTCAAGCTGCCAAA gTTGCAGAACTTGAGAAGCGCCTGACAGAGCTGGAAGCGACCGTCCGCTGTGACCAGGATGCTCAG AATCCCCTTTCAGCAGGTCTACAGGGAGCCTCTCTTATG gagactGTAGAGCTGTTGCAAGCAAAGGTGAACGCCCTGGACCTTGCAGTTTTGGACCAAGTGGAGGCTCGGCTACAG AGTGTCCTGGGAAAGGTGAATGAGATTGCCAAGCATAAAGCTTCTGTAGAGGATGCAGATACACAAAGCAAG gtgcaTCAGCTATATGAAACCATACAGCGCTGGAGCCCCATCGCTTCCACCCTTCCAGAGCTGGTGCAGAGACTTGTCACCATCAAGCAGCTGCATGAGCAAG CCATGCAGTTTGGTCAGCTCCTAACACACTTGGACACCACACAGCAGATGATTGCTAGTTCCCTCAAGGACAACACCACCCTCTTGACCCAG GTGCAGACCACCATGCGTGAAAACCTGTCCACGGTTGAGGGGAATTTTGCCAACATTGATGAACGGATGAAGAAACTGGGAAAGTGA
- the DCTN2 gene encoding dynactin subunit 2 isoform X1 — translation MADPKYADLPGIARNEPDVYETSDLPEDDQAEFDAFAQELEELTSTSVEHIIVNPNAAYDKFKDKRVGTKGLDFSDRIGKTKRTGYESGEYEMLGEGLGVKETPQQKYQRLLHEVQELTTEVEKIKTTVKEAATEEKLTPVVLAKQLAALKQQLVASHLEKLLGPDAAINLTDPDGALAKRLLLQLEATKNSKGAGSGGKTTSGTPADSSLVTYELHSRPKQDKFSQAAKVAELEKRLTELEATVRCDQDAQNPLSAGLQGASLMETVELLQAKVNALDLAVLDQVEARLQSVLGKVNEIAKHKASVEDADTQSKVHQLYETIQRWSPIASTLPELVQRLVTIKQLHEQAMQFGQLLTHLDTTQQMIASSLKDNTTLLTQVQTTMRENLSTVEGNFANIDERMKKLGK, via the exons GAGGAGCTGACGAGCACAAGTGTGGAGCACATCATTGTCAATCCCAATGCTGCCTATGACAAGTTCAAAGACAAGAGAGTGGGGACAAAGGGACTTG ATTTCTCAGATCGTATTGGAAAAACCAAGAGAACAGGATATGAATCTGGAGAATATGAGAtg CTTGGAGAGGGTCTGGGAGTGAAGGAGACCCCACAGCAAAAGTACCAGCGACTACTGCATGAGGTCCAAGAGCTGACAACTGAAGTTGAGAAAATCAAG ACAACGGTGAAGGAGGCGGCCACTGAAGAGAAGCTGACCCCCGTGGTACTGGCGAAACAGCTAGCAGCCCTGAAGCAGCAGCTCGTTGCTTCCCACCTAGAGAAGCTGCTGGGACCAGATGCGGCGATCAACCTCACTGACCCCGATGGAGCTCTGGCTAA GCGCCTACTGCTGCAGCTGGAAGCaacaaaaaacagcaaaggaGCTGGTTCAGGGGGAAAGACCACCAGTGGGACCCCTGCAGATAGTAGCCTTGTCACTTACGAACTACATTCTCGGCCCAAACAGGACAAATTCTCTCAAGCTGCCAAA gTTGCAGAACTTGAGAAGCGCCTGACAGAGCTGGAAGCGACCGTCCGCTGTGACCAGGATGCTCAG AATCCCCTTTCAGCAGGTCTACAGGGAGCCTCTCTTATG gagactGTAGAGCTGTTGCAAGCAAAGGTGAACGCCCTGGACCTTGCAGTTTTGGACCAAGTGGAGGCTCGGCTACAG AGTGTCCTGGGAAAGGTGAATGAGATTGCCAAGCATAAAGCTTCTGTAGAGGATGCAGATACACAAAGCAAG gtgcaTCAGCTATATGAAACCATACAGCGCTGGAGCCCCATCGCTTCCACCCTTCCAGAGCTGGTGCAGAGACTTGTCACCATCAAGCAGCTGCATGAGCAAG CCATGCAGTTTGGTCAGCTCCTAACACACTTGGACACCACACAGCAGATGATTGCTAGTTCCCTCAAGGACAACACCACCCTCTTGACCCAG GTGCAGACCACCATGCGTGAAAACCTGTCCACGGTTGAGGGGAATTTTGCCAACATTGATGAACGGATGAAGAAACTGGGAAAGTGA
- the DCTN2 gene encoding dynactin subunit 2 isoform X3, translating to MADPKYADLPGIARNEPDVYETSDLPEDDQAEFDAEELTSTSVEHIIVNPNAAYDKFKDKRVGTKGLDFSDRIGKTKRTGYESGEYEMLGEGLGVKETPQQKYQRLLHEVQELTTEVEKIKTTVKEAATEEKLTPVVLAKQLAALKQQLVASHLEKLLGPDAAINLTDPDGALAKRLLLQLEATKNSKGAGSGGKTTSGTPADSSLVTYELHSRPKQDKFSQAAKVAELEKRLTELEATVRCDQDAQNPLSAGLQGASLMETVELLQAKVNALDLAVLDQVEARLQSVLGKVNEIAKHKASVEDADTQSKVHQLYETIQRWSPIASTLPELVQRLVTIKQLHEQAMQFGQLLTHLDTTQQMIASSLKDNTTLLTQVQTTMRENLSTVEGNFANIDERMKKLGK from the exons GAGGAGCTGACGAGCACAAGTGTGGAGCACATCATTGTCAATCCCAATGCTGCCTATGACAAGTTCAAAGACAAGAGAGTGGGGACAAAGGGACTTG ATTTCTCAGATCGTATTGGAAAAACCAAGAGAACAGGATATGAATCTGGAGAATATGAGAtg CTTGGAGAGGGTCTGGGAGTGAAGGAGACCCCACAGCAAAAGTACCAGCGACTACTGCATGAGGTCCAAGAGCTGACAACTGAAGTTGAGAAAATCAAG ACAACGGTGAAGGAGGCGGCCACTGAAGAGAAGCTGACCCCCGTGGTACTGGCGAAACAGCTAGCAGCCCTGAAGCAGCAGCTCGTTGCTTCCCACCTAGAGAAGCTGCTGGGACCAGATGCGGCGATCAACCTCACTGACCCCGATGGAGCTCTGGCTAA GCGCCTACTGCTGCAGCTGGAAGCaacaaaaaacagcaaaggaGCTGGTTCAGGGGGAAAGACCACCAGTGGGACCCCTGCAGATAGTAGCCTTGTCACTTACGAACTACATTCTCGGCCCAAACAGGACAAATTCTCTCAAGCTGCCAAA gTTGCAGAACTTGAGAAGCGCCTGACAGAGCTGGAAGCGACCGTCCGCTGTGACCAGGATGCTCAG AATCCCCTTTCAGCAGGTCTACAGGGAGCCTCTCTTATG gagactGTAGAGCTGTTGCAAGCAAAGGTGAACGCCCTGGACCTTGCAGTTTTGGACCAAGTGGAGGCTCGGCTACAG AGTGTCCTGGGAAAGGTGAATGAGATTGCCAAGCATAAAGCTTCTGTAGAGGATGCAGATACACAAAGCAAG gtgcaTCAGCTATATGAAACCATACAGCGCTGGAGCCCCATCGCTTCCACCCTTCCAGAGCTGGTGCAGAGACTTGTCACCATCAAGCAGCTGCATGAGCAAG CCATGCAGTTTGGTCAGCTCCTAACACACTTGGACACCACACAGCAGATGATTGCTAGTTCCCTCAAGGACAACACCACCCTCTTGACCCAG GTGCAGACCACCATGCGTGAAAACCTGTCCACGGTTGAGGGGAATTTTGCCAACATTGATGAACGGATGAAGAAACTGGGAAAGTGA